attgaattttatttgagtatgttcataaatcatgtagtacatgtcattacagtccataaaataaaataaattatcttccacaaaaaacattgaacattctcaaaagggatgtgggaagaagtgtacacttatttaatcccaccccgttcttctgattcaaactttgaacaaaaatttcatccagcttccttttactttacttcttagTATTGTATAgtaactgagactaaaccaggactaaaccaggactaaaccgagactaaaccaggactaaaccaggactaaaccaggtcttattCTCACCAGTGTTGTTTTCTCCAATGTCGTTACTGAAGGCTCCTATGACTTGGCCAAGGCCAGGTGCATGTTGGGATTGGATGAAATTCTTCAGGCCCTGTTCACAGAGGCCCCACCCTTTTGGCTTAATATGGAAGCGCTGCAACTCAAACACCCCCCCCTCTGTGGGTGGGTCCTTCATTGGTTGCCACGGCAACAGTCGAGCCACCTCATTTGTCTGCTTTGTGAGCATAGGAATGGCCTTTGAGATGTATTGCTCCAGCCAATCAGGGTCCTGCGCCAATGATGACCTCACTGCTGCACGCTGGGAGTAGCTTTCTGAAGAGGAtacaaaagtactcaagtaaaagtagaccAGGTTTACTTCAAGtgcagtccaggtttagtccaggttcagtcctggtttagtaccatATCTCCAGATGTGGAAAAACTGGTTGAGGGCTCCATACTCCACGCTCCAGTAGCCAATGAGCT
The sequence above is drawn from the Periophthalmus magnuspinnatus isolate fPerMag1 chromosome 5, fPerMag1.2.pri, whole genome shotgun sequence genome and encodes:
- the nipsnap3a gene encoding protein NipSnap homolog 3A encodes the protein MMQWSRLGRVLLQNQVQIRSGFCSSAPPLDRALYEFRVYDVQPHLYTRFLQLTNQKIHLRTAHSQLIGYWSVEYGALNQFFHIWRYESYSQRAAVRSSLAQDPDWLEQYISKAIPMLTKQTNEVARLLPWQPMKDPPTEGGVFELQRFHIKPKGWGLCEQGLKNFIQSQHAPGLGQVIGAFSNDIGENNTVQVLWWFQSPDHWAETRDQRETAQSIEEHLDSVSNKLLFPLPFSPMK